The genome window GCGAATAAACACTTGGAAGAAGACGATCTTTCCTCCATACATCCGATCACCGAATCGATCAATCATTTGGATCGAATTACGGAAAGCATCTGGAACATTTTGAGAACGTCTTCCAACGGAATCAGTTCTTTCCACGAAGTCTCCAAGGACGAAAAGGAAGAAGTCAAGGAGCTCAGAAAGTCCGCTACGAACCTGATGGAACTGCTCGCGGATTCGGATAAGTTCCCGGATCTTTTGGAAAAAGCGAGATCGGAAAAGAAAACCAAAAATCTTGAAAAGATCAAACAGAATATCTACAAGAGTCAGATGAAGCGGATCAAGAAAGGAGATAGTAAGCTGAAATCCAGCGTTTCCTATTTCGTGATCATAGACGAACTGATCGACATCAACGAAAACCTTCTTTCTCTCGCGGAAGAATTGAGCGTTGCGATTCCTTGGACTGAAAAGAAAAAGATCGAATTGCAAAGCAAGTCCCTTCTCGCTCTGAAATCGGAAGAAAAGAAAAAGAAGAAGTAAGAATTTAAAACATCTTCGATTTTCAAAACGCCGCGTTTCGCTCTTTGCGACCGCGGCGTTTTTTATTTTTGGGTGAATGCAGGAGTTCCCACAAGAGTTTGGTCTTTCGGTAATTTACAAACTTCTGATTAGATCTTCTTTCGTTGGAGTTCCCACAGAAATCTTCCGGGGCCGGGATCTTCGGCTAGTTTACGAAGCTTTCAGGCGATTTTATAATCGTTTTCGTTCTCGTTGCAGTTCCTACAGCCGAGATACTTGGAACTACAAACTTAGAGAACGTATTACATTTACCTAGGCACGCGCGCAACCAAGGCGCACTAGTATCGCTAACGTTATGCGATTTTGGATTCTTTTTTGAGAACTAACGTCGGGGTCACTCGGTCCGTGATTACTTCCGCCGTGATGATGACTTCTTCGATGTCCTTGCGGGAAGGAATATCGAACATCAGATCCAGCATGATGTTTTCCACGATTGCTCTGAGCCCCCTCGCACCGGATTCCCGTTTGATCGCGAGTTCTGCGATCTTGTCGATCGCATCTTCGCGGAAGGTAAGTTTCACGTTTTCGAGTTCGAGAAGACGAGTGTATTGTTTGAGAACGGAGTTCTTCGGTTCGCGGAAGATTTGCTTGAGCATATCCACGTCCAACTCTTGCAGAGTCGCAACGATCGGAAGTCTCCCGATAAACTCCGGGATCAATCCGAACTTAATCAAATCTTCCGGGATCACCTGTTCCATCAAAGAATCCTTGCTGTCTGCTTGGATTCTTTGTTCTTCCGAGCCGAAACCGATCGTTTTTACGCCGGTTCTGGACTTGATAATATTCGGAAGATCCACAAAGGCTCCTCCGAGGATAAACAGAATGTTCTTCGTATCAACTTGCAAGTATTCCTGATGCGGATGTTTTCTTCCGCCTTGGGGAGGAACGTTTGCGACAGTTCCTTCGATGATTTTTAAAAGAGCTTGTTGAACGCCTTCTCCGCTTACGTCTCTCGTAATGGAAGCGCTGTCGGATTTTCGCGCGATCTTATCGACCTCGTCGATGTAGATGATTCCTACTTCCGCTTTTTTGATGTCATTGTCCGCGTTTTGAATCAACTTGAGAATGATGTTCTCCACATCCTCACCCACGTAACCGGCTTCGGTCAAAGCGGTTGCGTCCACGATCGCGAACGGAACCTTGATGATTCTTGCAAGTGTTTGTGCCAGAAGAGTTTTTCCGCTTCCGGTCGGTCCGATCAAAAGAATATTCGATTTTTCGATTTCGATATCGGATTTCTTTTCTTTGAGATTCACTCGTTTGTAGTGGTTGTAAACCGCAACGGAAAGGGCTTTTTTTGCGTGATCCTGTCCGATCACATATTGATCCAAAATCGTCTTGATATCGGCGGGACTTGGAACCTCGCTGAATACTTCCGACTTCTCGTGAGTATGATCGTGATCTTCTGCGATGATTTCGTTACAGAGAGAAATACATTCGTCACAGATATAAACACCAGGTCCGGCGACTAAACGTTTTACTGCATCCTGTTCCTTTCCGCAGAAAGAGCAGAATAGTTTTTGTTTACCGTTGGTTCCCGGTGTTTTCTTAGCCAAGGGAGCGCTCCTTATTAAGCCTGTTTGCGGTCGATCTGAATGACGGTGTCGATGATTCCGTAATTCTTCGCTTCTTCCGCGGTCATATAAAAGTTTCTTTCGGTATCCTTCTGAATTTGCTCAACACTCTTTCCCGTATGTTTGTGGTAAATGGAGTTGAGAATTTCCTTCAGCTTGAGAACCTCTCTCGCTTGGATCTCGATATCGCTCGCCTGTCCGGTCGCTCCGCCCATAGGCTGGTGCATCATGATTCTTGAATTCGGAAGCGCGGAACGTTTTCCAGCCGCCCCTCCCGCAAGAAGCAGAGCAGCCATGGAAGAAGCCTGTCCCAAACAAAGCGTTCTTACATCCGGTTTAATATACTGCATTGTATCATAAATTGCAAGACCGGAAGAAACATATCCGCCGGGAGAATTGAGATAAAGATAAATGTCTCTTTCGGGGTTTTCCGCCTCGAGGAATAACAACTGCGCCGTAATTACGTTCGCATAATCGTCGTTGATTGCATTCCCGAGAAAGATGATTCTATCTTTTAAAAGGCGGGAAAAAATATCATAGGATCTTTCCCCTCTACTCGTCTGCTCGATCACATACGGGATTACACTCATGCTTTCTGTTCTTCCTTTTGGTTCAGATAGTCTTTCACTTGCGCAATACTCAATTTGTCAGTGTATTTCTTTTCTACAAGATCAAAGAGGGTATCATCCACCTTTTTTGCGAAAAAATTCTCTCGATAATTATCCATGAGTTTTCCCTTTTCCAGCTCTTTTTTAAGATCGGACAGGGAAATTTGGTAACTTGACGCAAGTTTTTCTAAATCTGCATCAAAATCCGCATCGGAATAGGTGATATTCTCGGTTTGCGCGATTTTTTGGCGGGTAAAGAAGTGTTTGAGACGGGTTTCCGCCAAATTCTTAAAGGATTCTTGAACTTCCTTCAGATCCTTTTTGATCATCTCGGCGTATTTTTCCATCGTAATATGAGGAAGTCTGAATTCGTGGATCATGTTGTGGAACACGTGCTCCGATTCTTCCTTCACGTAAGACTCCGGGAAGATATACTTGGAATCGTCGATGACTTCCTTGTAAATCTCCTCCATCTTTTTATTGCGGATTCCCTCTTCGAAACGTTCCTTCAGATTCTTGCGGATCTTATCCTTGAGCGCGTTTAACGACTCGGAACCGTCGAACTCGGAAGCCAGATCGTCGTCCACGGACGGAAGGATGTTCGCGTACAAAGCCTTAATCGTAACGGAATATTCGAAGGTTTTACCGGCGACTTCGTTTTGGGAATAATCATCCGGAAATTTATGGGAGAATTCCTTCTTGTCACCGGATTTGAGTCCGTAGAGATTCTCGTCGAATCCCTTCAGATTGCTTTCGTGACCCAGGTGATAGTCGTTGGAAGTATTGCTCGCATTTTTCGGTTCCTGGCCTGTTTCATGGACCGTATATTCCATATCGATAATATCTCCGGAAACGGCCACCTGCCCTTCTTCCTTGAGTTGTTTGCGAGCGAGTTGTTTGCGAATCGCCTCGATCTCCTCCGCAACGTCGGAATCGGTTACGTTTACTTCGGGAAGTTTTACTTTTACTTTTTTGTATTTTCCGAGGGTGACTTCGGGGTTGGTTTCATACACCGCGGTAGCGACGAGAGTTTTTCCCGGTTGATAGTCTTGGATTTCGAATTTCGGAAAACGAACCATCGGGTGTTCGAGTTTGGTAAGAATGGAAGTCATCCCATCGATGATGAGATTGTTGATCGCGTCACTCGCAACCGCGTCTCCGAGTTGTTTCTTTACCAAGTTGAGAGGAGCCTTTCCTTGACGGAAGCCCGGAATTTTCACA of Leptospira sanjuanensis contains these proteins:
- the clpP gene encoding ATP-dependent Clp endopeptidase proteolytic subunit ClpP translates to MSVIPYVIEQTSRGERSYDIFSRLLKDRIIFLGNAINDDYANVITAQLLFLEAENPERDIYLYLNSPGGYVSSGLAIYDTMQYIKPDVRTLCLGQASSMAALLLAGGAAGKRSALPNSRIMMHQPMGGATGQASDIEIQAREVLKLKEILNSIYHKHTGKSVEQIQKDTERNFYMTAEEAKNYGIIDTVIQIDRKQA
- the tig gene encoding trigger factor; the encoded protein is MDYKTKKNSNATVDIKLTFEASDIEKAFDKTYAEKQKDVKIPGFRQGKAPLNLVKKQLGDAVASDAINNLIIDGMTSILTKLEHPMVRFPKFEIQDYQPGKTLVATAVYETNPEVTLGKYKKVKVKLPEVNVTDSDVAEEIEAIRKQLARKQLKEEGQVAVSGDIIDMEYTVHETGQEPKNASNTSNDYHLGHESNLKGFDENLYGLKSGDKKEFSHKFPDDYSQNEVAGKTFEYSVTIKALYANILPSVDDDLASEFDGSESLNALKDKIRKNLKERFEEGIRNKKMEEIYKEVIDDSKYIFPESYVKEESEHVFHNMIHEFRLPHITMEKYAEMIKKDLKEVQESFKNLAETRLKHFFTRQKIAQTENITYSDADFDADLEKLASSYQISLSDLKKELEKGKLMDNYRENFFAKKVDDTLFDLVEKKYTDKLSIAQVKDYLNQKEEQKA
- the clpX gene encoding ATP-dependent Clp protease ATP-binding subunit ClpX, coding for MAKKTPGTNGKQKLFCSFCGKEQDAVKRLVAGPGVYICDECISLCNEIIAEDHDHTHEKSEVFSEVPSPADIKTILDQYVIGQDHAKKALSVAVYNHYKRVNLKEKKSDIEIEKSNILLIGPTGSGKTLLAQTLARIIKVPFAIVDATALTEAGYVGEDVENIILKLIQNADNDIKKAEVGIIYIDEVDKIARKSDSASITRDVSGEGVQQALLKIIEGTVANVPPQGGRKHPHQEYLQVDTKNILFILGGAFVDLPNIIKSRTGVKTIGFGSEEQRIQADSKDSLMEQVIPEDLIKFGLIPEFIGRLPIVATLQELDVDMLKQIFREPKNSVLKQYTRLLELENVKLTFREDAIDKIAELAIKRESGARGLRAIVENIMLDLMFDIPSRKDIEEVIITAEVITDRVTPTLVLKKESKIA